Within Rhipicephalus microplus isolate Deutch F79 chromosome 9, USDA_Rmic, whole genome shotgun sequence, the genomic segment TGGCAAATGCGATATACGGGAAGATTTCATCCCCATTTTtatgatccttggcgacatacatcgaaagcatatctgcaatcgttttgttcaGATGCTTGGTTAACAGCaactgcgggtggtacgcagttgctgtttgGTGTGTCGTACCGCTCAGCCACAGGATGTCTCGGAGCATCTCAGCTGTAAATGCAGTATCACTATCTATGATGACGACATTAAGGGCAccatggcggagaacgatgttcttgataaaAAAGTTAGCCACATCGGAAGAAGTTGCTCGCTGGGTGGCTTGTTCTTcacagtatctggtcaagtagtgaGTGGCAACAACAATCCAGTGGTTACCAGTAGTATACTTTGGAAATGGACCGAGCAAATCCaccccgaccttttcaaaaggtgcatGAGGGGGTCGTacaggctgaagcagaccggctagTTTCATTAGTGGatgtttgcggcgttggcaagctgTGCAAGTCTTCACGTACTGCCTGACGGTTTGTGTAAGGTTCCGTCAGTATAGTATGATCGTGATCCTCGCCAGAGTACGATCGAAGCCACGATGTCCTGATgatggctcgtcgtggcaagcaCGCGAAATgccatcgcggagagcagcagcAATGACTATATATTCCAGCGCAAACGACCGCATAATAACGGGCGCGGTTGGCCCGCCTTTGTTCAGAAAATGGTCGTGATGCGATGCTGCGTGAGGGGTCGCCCTGCTTGCGCCACACGTGCTTTCGAACACTTTTCCCCGGAGACGtgatagacgtgtttcccactaCAATAGGGAGtcttagaatagcgcaccgcgagcccttgcggtgcggtcactgctactgcgcatgcgtcgtaacgcgagtcggcgttcacgttcgtggaccgcacgcaaaaaaatccgaaattgcttgcggtgatggcggcccacatgtggcccgcaagcgctggtttcgaagCTACGGTGACGCTgcaatcgtgcgttgcggatcgtagcagggcaaacgctattctaaagctcgtATGGCGCCCGTTACGCccacaacgcccgcagcgcttgcacacggtattctaaaactccctattatcgTAGTCTGTCAAATTTGTTCCTTCATACTCCTTTTTTGTCGCTTGAAGCAAGGCTGCTACCGCATCACGGCGAAGCGCATCTAGAATCGCTGCAGTGACGTTTTCTCATTGGTTGCCGGCTTAGCCCCACGAACGGCGacgcgctatctcaaaacaccataTCTTTTACAGAGCCCATCTGAACGCCAATTTTTCCTTGAGTTCTGTGCAGAACCAAATGAAAAATACTTCGTATGACATTCgtcgtgaggcactgcatgaAAGGGCTCCCTCCCCCATGGCAGCAGAGCACACTCGAAGGCTAGGCGATAagcgagagcaggaaagggctagaggaAAGGGttggatcgggcgcatctggctggcattgataaactAGAGGAGGCGTTGCAGAAGGATACAAGTCACGCGTAAGCTGACGTGGCGATTGTGGGCGACGTTTCTCAaagtattcgatcagtggttgcagttctaagtcttcgcgttgttggttatccacgtttATTGATGCTAGAATAGCAAGGCTGCTGAAATCCTCATCGTTGCCTTCCGCAGCGatctcgacgggtgcgcgggaaaaaCAGACGGTGTAGGTGTGTTTCTTGCCCGACTTGTAAAGTATCGTTGTATTCCTGTAATCAAAGTTCCATCATGCAAGAAGGCCCGAATGATCTTTCAGGTTAGCGAGCAAGCAGAgagaatggtggtcactgacgactGGGAAGAGGCGTCCGTACAGGTATGGCCTGAATTTCGTAATAATAATCCGTACAGCCGCCAGACATTCATTTTCAGTCGCTGAGTTTTTCTCCGCAGAGGACAACATGCGGCTAGCGTAGGCATTGACGCGTTCCACGCCACCTTGATATTAGCTCCCAGGCCAAGGTTACTCACATCAGTGCGGACGtttgtgtctgcttcggtgtcgaactGGCCATAAGGATCAgcggcgtttgtaggcgttgttgaaggtcacGAAAAGCGTCGGATCATTTTGGACTCCAGAAGAAGACGACGTCTTCTTTGAATAGTTCTTGTAGAGGGTTGGCGATTTTCAGAAAATTCAGCATGAAGCGGTGCTAATAAGCAGAAAGTgtcagagagagggagagagagagagagagagacatcatttatttacacatccagcgtgcgggaagtcaccggctatgcagggcgcgggtattccctatctgaagACTATGACTATGGCTATGGCTTTTGAATGTGAATTGTCGAAGCATTATCAATAAAACACATGAACTCGAAGCTGTCCTACTGTCTTATCAACCTGATATTGTAGCGCTCACTGAAACGTGGATGCATTCCGGTATCCTAGACCACGAGGTAGTACCGCCAGGGTATGCGATTCTACGCAAGGACAGGAAaacgagaggaggaggagtagcCTTATTAATTCGTCACGGTATTCCCTACACAGCTATGCCCATGGCATCTGACATCGAAGCAGTATGGTGTAAATTCTACGTCAAGGATGAAATAACCTACATTGGCGTCGTTTACAGACCACCTGatgctgaagtttcatttttagaaGCACTGTACGATTATATGCATACGCACGCTCTTCGCGGTAAAAAAATCATtgtagcaggtgattttaacctgCCTGAAGTGAAATGGGACTCGCTGAATCTGGCGACGAAGACTGGCAACGTGCTTGCTGATATCATGTTCACATTTAACCTCACACAAGTTGTTACAGTTCCTACACGTAATCAAGGCTCTTTCGCTTCTATTCTAGATCTTTTTTTTGTAAGTGATCACTTTTTAAAATATCCTATTAACGTAGAAACATTAGAAGGCCTATCTGATCATAAAATAGTCTCGTGTTGTTTGCAATATCCAAGCGCTATTCATACGAAAGCTACAACAAAACGGGTACCTGCTTTTAAAAGAGCGGACGACGCTGCCATCATGACATACCTTGCTCTCGAATTTTCCAACTTTTTGGACCTCTACTCAAATGAACACTCAACGGTAAATATGATATGGTCAACATTCAGTAATATTGTCAGGCACTGCATAGACAACTTTGTTCCAACAGTTACAAAAAGCATCAAAAAGCACAATCCATGGATCACGCGCGACATAATTCATATGAAGCGTAAACTAAAAAGGCTCAGAAAAGCTCAGAAAGTTCACCCACGCAGTTGTATTGCGTCGGAAATCCCTGCACTAGCTAGGTCCCTTAAGAAACAAGTGAATTTGGCAAAAAAGCGCTTTCTCAGTCACTCTTTACACAGTTTTATCAAAACAGCGCCTCATAAGTTCTGGCGATACATAAGTGTGAAACATACTAACAAAGCCTATACGCCTACCCCGGGAGGAAAACAGACAGCCGATCATTTCAACAGCTACTTTCAGTCTGTTTTCACCGCTGATAATGGCCTACTTCAACGCGACCAGTTCAGACCAAGTGGCGTAGATACACCATTAGATACCCCCTTCATATCGCAGGCGGGTGTATTATCCCTCTTGCTAAACCTCGACGAAAAGAAAAGCACTGGTCCAGATGACATTCCAAATGCCTTTTTAAAGCGGTACGCTGAGCCTGTAAGCAAATTCCTTCAGCTAATATATTTAAAATCACTTCGCGTTGGTCATCTTCCAGCTGACTGGAAATTAGCAAAGATAATACCCGTGCATAAATCAGGTGATACGTTTTCCCCTGCtaactacaggcccatatctCTGACATGCACATCTTGCAAAATACTGGAACATATCATCCTGAAATATTTAACAGAGTTTGTCGAAAGTCACAACATATTACACTCCAATCAGCATGGGTTCCGCAGTGGCCTGTCGACTGTTACTCAATTAGTAGAAACGCTTCATGACTTTGCCAAAGATGTTAACAGCCAACTACAAACAGATGTAATATTTATGGACTTTTCAAAGGCTTTCGACCGGGTTTCCCACCTGAAGCTTAACTATAAACTAAGATGTCTATTAGGCGAAGGACCACTCACACGTTGGATTGAAGATTATCTTTCAGACCGTTATCAGTACGTACAGTACAATGCCCATGTATCTGATACTGTTCCCGTTCTATctggtgtaccgcagggttcTGTATTAGCCCCGATGCTATTCTTACTATATATAAACGATATTACTAAGCACGTCGACGTAAACAttagattatttgcagatgactgtgtactgTACCACACAATCAAAACTGAAGATGACCAAACAAAACTTAGTAATTCTCTGTACAAAGTGTCTCAATGGTGCTCAGACTGGCAAATGGTGTTAAATGCAGAAAAGACAGTCTACATGAACATTACTAACAAAAAATCAACACTTACCTTTCCTTACAGTATCAACGGCACCCCACTACGAAATGTTTCacagtacaaatatctgggtgtaacgATAAGCAGTGACCTAAGCTGGAATGCGCATGTGCAGCAAATTTCtaaaaaagcaatgaataaatTGTTCTTTCTCAAACGATCGCTTGCCGGATCTACCTTTGAAACACGTTCTCTTGCCTACACCAGTCTTATCCGACCGACATTGGAATACGCCAGTATTACGTGGTTTCCACACACTAAATACAACATCGCTGCGCTTGAGCGCGTACAAAGAAAAGCTGTCCGTTTTATTTTCAATCGCTACAGGCGTAGCGATTCCCCAACAGAACTTCTTCGGCAGGCTGGTCTCACTACCTTGTCTAACCGAGCGAGAgtgcacagattgaaattcctatatttgttgttaaaaaataattttaagaTCAACCCCAGGTCATTTGTTACATACAGCTCTGCCAGAGAAACGCGACACAAACACAAATTCACGTTAGAAGAATTTCGTCCTACTAATAATGTATttcgcttctctttttttccacgaGTTGTAAGAGACTGGAATGCCTTAGATGAAATTACTGTTACTCAGCCTACGCTAGAATTATTCTCTGAACTCGTGGAGAGAGCTGTGTGACACAGACACATGTCACTTTGGTTATTGTTATTGTGATATGGATGTAGTATGCTTGTTTTAATCTCTTGCTGTGTGTAAATTTAGAGTGTGTCTTTTCGTTTATACGTGTATATGTCTATTTATTACAGAGCGCATAATATGCTCTCCGCATTACTTCTGTACATTCATGTATAAATCAACTCCCACCCCTGTAATAATCCCTTtgagggattggcagtattttgaaataaataaataaaataaataaaaaagagccCTATAGTGCCAGGGCCTAcatcttgaggacgttgtgctccggctaGGCGTCAGAAGGCGGCGCAAATCATGCTTTGTcttcggtatcgggaacaaaacAACTGCCAAAGCCTTCTCATGGTTGGGGCGAACACCGCTGCAGCTTACAATATGGCCAAAGTATTTGAGTTCCTCATACCCAAAACAACACTTTTTTTGCTTCAGAGACAGGCCAGAAGTATACGAATAGCCAAAAGAACAGCCTCAAGCTGCTCAATGTGCAGTTCAAAGGCGGTATAGAAAAAACAACTaagtcgtctaaatacactacgCTGTGTGGGTGGCAGTATGTAACGTTTGCGTCCCACCTCGTTTCGCACGTTAGTTAGTGCGCCATTAGATAATAGATAATTGCGCTGAAGCAATCGCAATACTATAAATGCGTGGTGCAAGCGTACATTTACCTCGTCCGTCAGAACACGTAATTGTCATAATTACTGCATGGCTTGAAGCCGGCCACCGACTACGTGAATGCCTATTCCTTCAAGGCCACGTAGTGTGTCCATCACAAGTGCTGAAAAATTTCATGCGATTAAGATCTCTTCGTTTGAAGTATCCTTCGCATTACACAGATTCCAGCCTTAAGgatggtgcacaccggcgactagcagcggtcgcacgGCCATTTGCGACTGCTTGCAAACACTCGCGAACGGTCGCAAGGCGGCTGCTTTGGCtggtcgcttcctgaccgatttttcagtcgggcgactgcagtcgcaaagctgctggaatcagcgatgctcaatctttttttgttttttcaacggTGTGCGAGAATGGCCGAAAATAATAAATGCGGCGCGCTCGGTTCGCTCCGTTCACTCAgttggcggcgatcagctgatcagcACTGGTCTCCAGAGTTCTAGCTGATAACGAGATCTGGACGTATCCCTccagttttgcgacttccggCCGCTCGCATGcggcctctgccggtgtgaacatcagtcgcttttcagtcgccagtcgcgaatggtcgcgcgacaGCTGCAAGTCACTGGTGAGCACCAGCCTCTATACGAAAGCTTCGAAGACACAACTCACTTTCAATCTTATTGATTACATTGTAGCAATCAACCATTTAAACTTAAATAATACAGTAAGAAATCTGCACTAAGTTGTTCAAGTATGCACTAGGGGCAGGATATCGGtatcgcgttgaactcttaaaagcgaacctaattgattgattgatatgtggggtttaacgtcccaaaaccactatatgattatgagaaacgccgtagtggagggctccggaaatttagaccacctggggttctttaacgtgcacccaaatctgagtacacgggcctacaacatttccgcctccatcagaaattaaAAGCGAACCTAGCAAATCCCAATTTTCTTAGGGGCGGTGGTAAAAATTGGGATGAGTTTTAAAGTTATTGAAAAGCCGCTGAGTAAACTGAAGCCTCCGAGGTGCTACAAAACTGTAAAGTCAATTGGTCACAGCAATATAGCTATAAGGTAAAATATGTTCCTGGGTTCTCCTTTTATTGCGCAAGAGCGCATGCTTCGTTTTCAGCGTACGAGAACCCGGAACATAGATTTGGGAGAAGCGAGGTTTTAATCTAACCTAGGCCGTCGTCGTAGAGTGGCACCGTCGACTTGTGTGGCGAGTTAGGACCAATGACCTCGGCGACCACCCTGGCGTCGAGGATAACCTTGTAGCCCTTGTTGATCTCGGTGAGGATTACGGCGTCATCAGGTTTCGCAACTTGCAGCACGGCCATTTCGGATTTCACCCGAATCGGTTTGTCGTTCGGATCCCTTGCTTGGGATTTGACTTGGATGTTGACCTCCACTTCTTGCAAGCTGGCGCTCTCCAAACGAATCGTCCACTCACCATCCTATAAGTTGATTCGTAAACCCATCAGTAACAGACTTTGACATTTGAAGGTGGGATGCACATGTTTGACGACATTAGGAAGTTGGCACTTCCTGCTGTGAGCAACTTAGAGGTGTTTTGGGCGTCTATCACATACGCGTAAATTTTGGATACTACTGCTCCACCATTTTTTGTATATCCGTGAGAGCACACAAGCATCAAGGTGTCCCGTGTTTTTCAAATCTAATTTTAAGTGAAAAACTACGATAGTCTGCTATCTTTGATCAACACATGTATGCCCTAACCAACATTGGTTGAAACCTACTCTGTTACAGGACTGCTTTTAGCAGTATGGGTCTAATAGAGCTCCCCAGGAGGTTCAGTATGGTGCCTTTATATAAGGAACATGCACttaaaaaaattagcagatcccacgtacagtggaaattcatcatatgcgaagcaggaatgagagTTGTTGTGCCACTTTAAACtcagcacaaggttacgaggtgaaggtaaatgatgtcgtacatgacttccgtgtcgtgattatcatgttgggatgtattgtttaccttcgttatctattcacgtcacgtgataccaaatttggtgtatgtggagctagcaaaacggccacgcgCACCTCAGGAAGGGCTCAATATAACCCAACGTAgctttgacgcacgcgcacgctgggtatagtgacgctacgttagcgaaacgcgggccctctatagtttgacgccaggcgcgaccagagtccgtcggcgcggcccgacggcaaccggtgtgaagtgcgacatgctgcatttcgcgccgatgcgttacccagataatactgcgtctccctcttttcatgacggagggacgccggatgcgctgaaccgcgcatgcgccaaagcaacgcagcgcggcgcgcgcctgcgaatatatggcaggaccggcgcctggcgtggcaacgccggcgtgacgcgacaaaatgaatgccggcgagcacgcgcaccacgtcatggcgaaatatattggcgccttgactgtggcatgtgctcatcttctcacacgacacgcatttcattgtactcggctgctgacccgcatgtcgcgggttcaaatcccggctgcggcggctgcattcccgttggaggcggaaatggtgtaggcccgtgtgctcagatttgggcgcacgttaaagaaccccaggtggtcgaaattttcggagccctccactacggcgtctctcataatcatatggtggttttgggacgttaaaccctacatatcaatcaatcacgcatttcatgattagcatgtttgaaccaggcacataccttcgtcatccattggcgtcatttaatgccaaatttggcatatgcgaagctagcaaaacggccgcgagcacatcatcagtgtggcatgtagtcatgttgttacatgacacacatgtcgtgattatcatgtttagatgtgtcatttacctacgtcgtccgttcgcgtggcgTAACCGAGTTagatgtgaaggtagcgaaatagCCACGAGTGCttgatgagcgtatcatgtagtcaagttgttacatgacacgcatcgcatgattattatgtttgcaccagttacataccttcgtcatcctttcacttactgtaataccaaattgggcataCGGGACGCTTGCGGAACGGCTGCGAGCGTAGcatgtgagcgtagcatgtagtcatgttgtaacatgacacgcatgttatgatttttgtgttagggtctgtcgcttgtgttcgccatgcaatcgtgcaataccatcccagttttgcaacacgccatgtgaacaaaaccacagcaagagctgcaggaccgtgaaatgtaaatcatgacattcgtgacattacatgtcatgattttcatgttatgacgagtcatatatgttcttcatacagtcagtttatgccatagcaagtttggtatcgataccattaccaaacggccaggagagctaaaagtcgtagccgGCTGGTTAGgatagttttagcgcgagaacaaaacgacgacacagagacaagaaggacacgaaagactctgtgtcgtcgttttgttctcgcgctaaaactatcgtaatgccataccaactagcccaagctgccacacacgGCTGGTTAGATAGAtacatacgctcaaagtcaccaaatttcgcagagaaatgcttcgcatttaaaaatgccaAGGCGTGGGGATACTCTGAAGCTAGTTGTAATGGTTCGCGTTGGAATTAATATGGCGGAGCGTGTGTCACTGTGGCGTTGCATGTAGCCCGAAGTCTGCAAGCGAGGCCAGGAGTGGAACGAATTGGTTAAGTGGGTCCGCATTCTGTGTGAGCGCACTTTTTGTTCTACGCGCTTCCTATcgcgttttctttgttttctttgtagGAGTATGTATACCTTATGAAAATCACACAGCGTTAATACAGCGCGCGTTGCGACCGCAGGGTTTCGGTGTACTTATATACGCCGCGTGTCACGTGATGTGAATGAGCAGTATACATTTTGCGCACCCTGGTCTAGTGCTGTGAAGTATGAATATTGTCGAAAGGGCAATGTCCAGAATTTCTCGATGCGTGCGACGAACTTCCGAAGGGGTGGAGCCGACACAGTATCGACGCAGTGTGTTAATACTtaagcttgttttgtgtgtgtggttATGACGTACGACTTCCCAAAATGACCTTGTCGAGAAATTGGAGCGTGGGTCATATACGGTATTCGGCTGCACCGCACAAAGTGATTGAGCATGTTCCATTCGAATATACGTTCAGCGTTGCAAAACATAAAATACAgcatcatatttttttttccaaatgcaTTGTATTTAGTTACGCTGCGCTAAACGTTTCTGACAAGCGTCAGTTGAGCAGGAGCTGTTACATTGGTTGTACTGAAAAAGAAGCCGTAGGTTACCTGCGCCGGGCTTGGAATGAGGATTCTCTTCGTTTTCTTGCCTCCTTGTTGTACGCACATTTTACATTCTTGCCCGCTCGGATCAATGAGGGTCACTGATACGTCTGTGAGGGAGGGATTCAGTTGGTCAAAGATGACAACGGTATTGTTACCCAAGCTCGATTCGAGAATGAACTTTTCCTCCAAATTGGTCGTGAAGGACTTTGCGAAATTTGCAATCTGTAGAGGACACAAGGGAGTGAGGTGATGTTAATTGAGACAACACCTAAATCTTGAGGTGCGATTTGGATTTTACACATTTTTAGAAAGTTCACTTTCGCCACCAATGGCGAAGCTAAACTGACGGTGACAACAGAGTAGAATTTGGTACGGCGAAAGGCTTGTAGCAGTAAAGTAGCAAGTGCCGCTGCGGTGTTCTCACTACTCCTCCAGCGTTCCGTGTGCTAGAGCAGAGAGCAACGTGCCACCTTAGCAGTGAAGTCATACGTGACGGTCCTGCGTGAGTGTGCCGCATACGAAGGCCACCAGGGGTATCGGTGTCACGCTCTTTACGATAAAACATTGTGTGACTGTGACAAGGAACAAAACTCATCcttaaaaaaaacagcatgggtATACAAGGTAATCATGACAAGAAGATAGAGCACTGGCTGACAACCCGAGTGTTTCTTTCGTGTGAACGAATAGATACGACTTGAAAAGGGGAAtaagaacgcaaaaaaaaaggaaaaagaggcaATGCGCATGCCTCTCATCGAGTACGTGAAAGTGTGAAGTTATCTTCAGGAAAAGAACTTATCTGCTTGTCCGTTAGTGCGATGAAGGGTGCGCTTAGATATAGCCAAGGGGCCACTGTGACGCACTTTTGTCCCACCTTACTCCCTTGTTGCAAAACGTGGTATCCGGGGGAGGGTATACGGCTCATTTCTGAAGGAAATTTGGTACCATGATGCCAGTACCATGTCAATACAGATGTTCAACTTGACAGTCTGAATGTCGATTCTTAATTATAGTTTTAGATTCATGGTTATGCTTGAGCGCACCGTGTTGATACGGGAACCTCACGAAAACAACGCTTTGGGTTAATAATGTTGGCGTAACTAACGAACATACTTATAATAATATTAAAAATATATACATGTTTGATGAAGAATTGTGCAGCCCATGGTGTTTGGGACTCCTGCCATAAAATGGCTTTGCCCACTTGAGCCATCTTTGTAATGCACTGATTTGCTTTCTCCCCTTATTTTCCTTCTCCTCGGCCTCGTATATCTCTTTCCCACCTCACTGCTACTCCGTAATATGCATAAATGTTGAATAATACCCGGTTTTGCCTAAATATTGCTACGCTGTCTTTCCCACCCCTTTTTCTCTCCATCTCAATAACTTGATTTTGTAGTTGCCTTGCAATGCTATACTCCACATGGCTGTGCTATAGATGTGATTAACCAGGGGCGCCAAGTGGTGACATCATATCAGAACAGATGACTGCACACCTAGGCCCCCAAGTGATTTGCATTTAATACGCACCCTGATGTAAACACTATCTTCTCGATTGGTGCTTTCCTCGAAGGCTATCTGCATGAGTATTGCCGTGTTTCGGTGGAAGTCAGGGAAGAAGAACGCTTTTCCATCGGTCATGGTTGCCAACTTTTCGATCTGATAATCGGCTGATGCCCCCATGGCCATCGTACTGACTCCCACCTTAGCTGCCATCAGCTCTGGCAGGACGTCATTCAGTTTCGGCTTCATGTTTTCTTCACCATCACTCATCAGCAATATGATGCCGCCTTGCGGTGTTTCATCTGTAGTGTTGAGCACCTGCAATACAATTAGTTTTGCACATATTACTGCACTGCAACTGAGAGTTCTTAAAggtccctgcaacactttttgagcatggtcagaaaacgctgcccatTGGTtctagaggctcccgacaacacgcaagccaattgttagagtgcagcacgcggcctggaattcacaataaattatcaaagtcagctaaaacaCCTTTCTCTTgtctcgacaaatcacgcaataagcccaaaaatcactcgtagtaagttcatccatcagccattgactgatttgaacatggcgcgctcggtcgttatggagatcgccgcgagaggctGTTAATTGTCCCCGCGTGCgcacgcaatcacactgaaaagcccgcgcattcgaaaaaaaaaatggaacagtgctcaaggtcaggaagcacgtgtgacgttttttgtttgcccctcccatccctccctgcttaggtcccagcgctttcgtcaggacgagagaagagagaatgcgatcgctgcatgtgacaaatctttgtaactccgcttgtactggacagattctttaAATCTTTGCGGCGTTGATTTTTTGAGGCAATATGCTTTTCCATTGAGTTAATTTCATGCATGGATACTAAGAAAAgcgttttagggcccctttaaagcggCCCTACTACACTGTTTTTTAACTCGGTCAGGAATGAAAGGCTATGGATAGGTAGTCCTGGAGCCTATGAACACGTGACCCAAGTATAGAGCATTGCACGTAGCTGGTAGGTACTTTCGAATCCCATTTAAAAGACAGCTAGAAAGTGGTCGGTCTTTGTCG encodes:
- the LOC142771524 gene encoding calcium-activated chloride channel regulator 1-like produces the protein MSDGEENMKPKLNDVLPELMAAKVGVSTMAMGASADYQIEKLATMTDGKAFFFPDFHRNTAILMQIAFEESTNREDSVYIRIANFAKSFTTNLEEKFILESSLGNNTVVIFDQLNPSLTDVSVTLIDPSGQECKMCVQQGGKKTKRILIPSPAQDGEWTIRLESASLQEVEVNIQVKSQARDPNDKPIRVKSEMAVLQVAKPDDAVILTEINKGYKVILDARVVAEVIGPNSPHKSTVPLYDDGLG